From the genome of Desulfovibrio gilichinskyi, one region includes:
- a CDS encoding CBS domain-containing protein: MYVGLKMLKDFVTVTPETLVKDANKLLEDNQLWMLLVKEGEELIGYVTKEDVRAALPSVITSLEKHELGYLLSKLTVKDVVRKNITTIPPETDIESAADLMYEMNLSGLAVVDKEGKLIGYINRNKMLEVLVEEMGLKQGGSRIVVEAEERTGVLYELAGIISNMKYSIISTGLFFHKNRRMVVVRVDTDDPSPIIESLRERGHKVVGPDSFKNEWKS, translated from the coding sequence ATGTATGTAGGACTGAAAATGCTCAAGGATTTTGTTACAGTAACTCCTGAAACTTTAGTGAAGGATGCGAACAAACTTCTCGAAGATAATCAGTTGTGGATGCTTCTTGTCAAAGAAGGTGAAGAGCTGATTGGTTATGTCACCAAAGAGGATGTCCGTGCAGCTCTGCCATCCGTCATTACTTCCCTTGAGAAACATGAGCTCGGCTATTTGCTGAGTAAGCTCACTGTCAAGGATGTCGTCCGCAAAAACATAACCACAATCCCTCCTGAAACAGACATCGAATCGGCCGCGGATCTTATGTATGAGATGAATCTCTCAGGTCTGGCTGTTGTAGATAAAGAGGGGAAGCTGATAGGTTATATTAACCGGAATAAAATGCTGGAAGTTCTCGTTGAAGAAATGGGACTTAAACAAGGCGGTTCACGTATTGTAGTTGAAGCGGAAGAAAGAACCGGAGTTCTGTATGAGCTTGCAGGTATTATTTCAAATATGAAATACAGTATTATCAGCACAGGTCTGTTTTTTCATAAAAACCGCAGAATGGTTGTTGTCCGTGTAGATACTGATGATCCTTCTCCTATAATTGAATCGTTAAGGGAACGCGGGCATAAAGTTGTAGGTCCGGATTCCTTTAAAAATGAATGGAAATCTTAG
- a CDS encoding iron-sulfur cluster carrier protein MrpORP: MSDHACGSCSSSGSGCSSQGCSPEDAKLKKTLSRIKHKIVVISGKGGVGKSTVATNIAVALSLAGKQVGLLDVDVHGPSIPRLLCLEDQKPHIGHEIIEPISYSKNLWVMSLGFMLPSKNDPVIWRGPVKIGLIKQFVQDVAWGDLDFLVVDCPPGTGDEPLSALQTLGPDAQAVIVTTPQGVAIDDVRRSVNFCKQVGNPILGIVENMSGFVCPDCGSIHNIFNTGGGEDLAKEMGVKFLGRIPLDPEVGRSGDEGYPIVRVDHEGPTGKALGVIIKSMLNLSESLQENLKMPSLDELKGKNGMVRIAVPVAGGKLCMHFGHCEQFALVDVDTLTKGVVSINMETPPPHEPGVIPQWIADQNVQLVLAGGMGAKAQTMFTDAGVRVIVGSPAEAPENVVANYLAGTLVTGQNTCDH; this comes from the coding sequence ATGAGCGATCACGCTTGCGGAAGTTGTTCTTCCTCCGGTTCAGGATGTTCATCTCAGGGTTGCAGCCCTGAAGATGCGAAACTCAAAAAAACGCTTTCCAGAATTAAGCATAAAATTGTTGTTATCTCAGGTAAAGGCGGAGTCGGTAAAAGCACTGTTGCAACAAACATTGCTGTGGCTCTCTCTCTTGCCGGTAAACAAGTAGGCTTGCTTGATGTTGACGTTCATGGTCCAAGTATCCCGAGATTACTTTGTCTTGAAGATCAGAAACCGCATATCGGTCACGAAATCATTGAACCGATTTCGTACAGCAAAAATCTCTGGGTAATGTCTCTCGGATTTATGCTCCCGAGCAAAAACGATCCAGTTATCTGGCGTGGACCTGTAAAAATCGGTTTAATTAAGCAATTTGTGCAGGACGTAGCATGGGGAGATCTTGATTTCCTCGTTGTAGACTGCCCTCCCGGAACAGGTGACGAACCTCTTTCCGCTCTTCAGACCCTCGGACCTGACGCTCAGGCTGTAATCGTTACAACTCCGCAAGGTGTTGCAATTGATGATGTTCGTCGTTCAGTTAACTTTTGCAAACAGGTCGGCAACCCGATTCTTGGAATTGTTGAAAACATGAGTGGTTTTGTCTGCCCGGACTGCGGCAGCATTCATAATATTTTCAACACCGGCGGCGGTGAAGATCTTGCAAAAGAAATGGGCGTAAAATTTCTCGGCAGGATTCCTCTGGATCCAGAAGTCGGACGCTCCGGTGATGAAGGGTACCCGATTGTCAGAGTCGACCATGAAGGTCCGACAGGCAAAGCATTAGGTGTAATCATCAAATCTATGCTGAACCTTTCAGAATCATTGCAGGAAAATTTAAAAATGCCTTCTCTTGATGAACTTAAAGGCAAAAACGGCATGGTAAGAATAGCTGTTCCAGTTGCAGGCGGAAAACTCTGCATGCATTTTGGACATTGCGAACAATTTGCCCTTGTTGACGTTGATACTTTGACCAAGGGTGTAGTTTCCATCAACATGGAAACACCTCCGCCTCATGAACCGGGTGTTATTCCCCAGTGGATTGCCGATCAAAATGTTCAGCTCGTACTTGCCGGCGGAATGGGTGCAAAAGCGCAGACCATGTTCACTGATGCAGGCGTCAGAGTAATTGTCGGTTCTCCGGCAGAAGCTCCTGAAAATGTTGTTGCCAATTATCTCGCAGGTACCCTTGTTACCGGACAAAACACCTGCGATCACTAA
- a CDS encoding sigma-54 interaction domain-containing protein, with translation MKFPSNLPCSAVLDSLADGVFTVDKEWNITFFNEAASRITGIPCEEAVGSKCWEVFHSSLCDGDCALRSCMKHNGRLSNKSIFFIHADGKKVPVSISAAPLVDSDGKIIGGVESFRDLSDIQIMRRKVHDSWRFEDIIGKSKPLTKVFAIMPQVSKSEATVLLLGESGTGKELFARAIHNLSDRKHGPFVAVNCGALPDNLLESELFGYKAGAFTDARKDKPGRFELAAGGTIFLDEIGDMPPKLQVKLLRVLQEKTFEPLGAVSSVNANVRIVAATNRNLAELVENGTFRQDLFYRLNVVTLNLPSLKQRPEDIPLLINHFINRLNALQGKTIDGISEDALQIFMRHPYPGNVRELENILEFAFILCPSGFIQIEHLPEYLQPQIKNNLSHENKAMTLEEIKCLAISRALERNNGKKMATCRELGISKDTLRRSIARCEETGA, from the coding sequence ATGAAATTTCCCAGCAATCTTCCTTGTTCTGCCGTGCTTGACTCCCTTGCAGACGGAGTCTTCACTGTAGACAAAGAATGGAACATTACTTTCTTTAATGAAGCAGCCAGCAGAATTACAGGCATTCCCTGTGAAGAAGCTGTCGGTTCAAAGTGTTGGGAAGTATTCCATTCCAGTCTATGCGACGGAGACTGCGCCCTGCGCTCCTGCATGAAACACAACGGAAGGCTCAGCAATAAATCCATCTTCTTCATTCACGCTGACGGGAAAAAAGTCCCCGTATCCATCAGTGCAGCCCCTCTTGTTGATTCGGACGGCAAGATCATCGGCGGAGTTGAAAGCTTTCGCGATCTTTCTGACATTCAAATCATGCGCCGCAAGGTTCACGATTCCTGGCGTTTTGAAGATATTATAGGAAAAAGTAAGCCGCTTACCAAAGTTTTTGCGATTATGCCGCAGGTGAGTAAAAGTGAAGCTACGGTCCTGCTTCTTGGAGAATCCGGTACAGGAAAAGAACTCTTTGCCAGAGCTATACACAACTTAAGCGACCGCAAACACGGACCTTTTGTTGCTGTAAACTGCGGAGCACTGCCTGACAACCTGCTTGAATCAGAACTTTTCGGATATAAGGCCGGAGCCTTTACTGATGCCCGCAAAGACAAACCCGGACGTTTTGAACTTGCCGCAGGCGGAACTATTTTTCTTGACGAAATAGGCGACATGCCGCCTAAACTTCAAGTAAAACTACTCAGAGTCCTTCAGGAAAAAACCTTCGAACCGCTTGGGGCTGTCTCCAGCGTTAATGCTAACGTTAGAATTGTGGCTGCCACCAACCGTAATTTAGCAGAACTTGTTGAGAATGGAACATTCCGTCAGGACCTGTTTTACCGACTGAACGTTGTAACCTTAAATCTTCCATCTCTTAAGCAGCGTCCTGAAGATATCCCTCTTTTAATCAACCACTTCATAAACAGACTGAATGCACTGCAAGGCAAAACTATTGACGGAATTTCCGAAGACGCCTTGCAAATATTCATGCGCCACCCCTACCCCGGCAATGTTCGTGAACTTGAAAATATTCTCGAATTCGCCTTTATCCTCTGCCCTTCAGGATTCATTCAAATTGAGCACCTGCCGGAATATCTACAGCCGCAGATAAAAAACAATCTTTCGCACGAAAATAAAGCGATGACGCTTGAAGAAATTAAATGTCTCGCAATCAGCCGTGCTCTTGAAAGAAATAACGGCAAAAAGATGGCTACTTGCAGAGAACTCGGTATTTCCAAAGATACTCTGCGCAGATCTATTGCCCGCTGCGAAGAAACAGGCGCATAA
- a CDS encoding ABC transporter substrate-binding protein: MILENGLMISRPNIRCLPFLWLAVLMMFFLWGCSGDKGKESPKLKVGIIAVTSGELFRKGSYVVAATRYAADKVNAEGGIDISGVNHLVELYPADSKGAAEVATQLALRLIDKEKVSVIVGGVSSSVALAIAAVCEEKKVPFITPVASSTELTKFKYSFRVSYTNYVQAAAIASFVSKDLNRESVAVLYGADNPYSVELATLFKKNYENDGGTVVAFENYPEGAREYGKQLKRIIKAHPEILFLPNNTKKIQIQAINARQLGFKGLLLGGDSWDPVDLLRNAVFNGCYFADHWFPGLSIPGAADFEAGYKKKNGVDATEVEALSYDAIMSLFAAVRYANSTDPVAIRRGLIDMPPYAGVTGKFNYNNNGDPDKDVFISNIKNGKVVLSDTIFTK; the protein is encoded by the coding sequence ATGATTTTAGAAAATGGATTGATGATTTCGCGTCCCAATATTAGATGTCTGCCATTCTTATGGCTGGCGGTCTTGATGATGTTTTTCTTATGGGGCTGCTCCGGTGACAAAGGAAAAGAAAGTCCTAAACTCAAAGTCGGAATCATTGCGGTTACCAGCGGAGAGTTGTTCAGAAAAGGTTCTTATGTAGTAGCAGCCACCCGCTACGCAGCTGATAAAGTCAATGCAGAGGGCGGAATCGACATTTCAGGTGTCAACCATCTGGTAGAGTTGTATCCGGCTGACAGCAAAGGGGCTGCAGAAGTAGCGACTCAACTGGCACTGCGTTTAATTGATAAGGAGAAAGTCTCCGTTATTGTGGGCGGAGTGAGCAGTTCTGTTGCGCTGGCTATTGCTGCCGTCTGTGAAGAAAAGAAAGTTCCCTTTATCACCCCTGTCGCAAGTTCAACCGAACTCACAAAATTTAAGTATTCATTCAGAGTTTCATATACGAATTATGTGCAAGCTGCTGCCATTGCATCCTTTGTGAGCAAAGATTTGAATCGAGAGTCGGTTGCAGTTCTATATGGAGCTGATAATCCTTACAGTGTAGAACTGGCGACCTTATTTAAAAAGAATTATGAAAATGACGGTGGAACTGTTGTTGCCTTTGAAAATTATCCTGAAGGCGCACGTGAGTATGGCAAACAGTTAAAAAGAATTATCAAAGCTCATCCTGAAATTTTATTCCTGCCTAACAATACCAAAAAAATACAGATACAGGCTATTAATGCTCGGCAGCTCGGTTTCAAAGGTCTGTTATTGGGAGGAGATTCATGGGATCCCGTGGATCTGCTTAGAAATGCTGTTTTTAATGGATGTTATTTTGCAGACCACTGGTTTCCTGGACTTTCCATACCGGGGGCGGCTGATTTTGAAGCAGGCTATAAGAAAAAAAACGGAGTGGATGCGACAGAAGTTGAAGCCTTATCTTATGATGCCATAATGAGCCTTTTTGCCGCCGTAAGGTACGCTAATTCAACAGATCCTGTTGCAATACGGAGAGGGTTGATAGATATGCCTCCATACGCCGGGGTAACTGGTAAATTTAATTATAACAACAACGGCGATCCTGACAAAGACGTTTTTATTTCAAATATTAAGAACGGGAAGGTCGTTCTGAGCGATACTATTTTTACGAAGTAA
- a CDS encoding IscA/HesB family protein, giving the protein MVEITEAATKQLESYFADKEKTPIRIYLATGGUSGPRLALALDEPKDTDENLDAAGFNFVIDKELNGQGSPFKVDLSYSGFVITSAMEMGGAGSCGSCSGSCG; this is encoded by the coding sequence ATGGTTGAAATCACAGAAGCTGCCACCAAGCAGCTGGAAAGCTATTTTGCTGATAAAGAAAAAACCCCTATTCGCATCTACCTCGCCACAGGTGGTTGATCAGGTCCAAGATTGGCATTGGCTCTGGATGAGCCAAAAGACACTGACGAAAACCTTGATGCAGCGGGATTCAACTTTGTAATAGACAAAGAACTTAACGGACAGGGAAGCCCCTTCAAAGTAGACCTGAGCTATAGCGGATTTGTTATTACTTCTGCTATGGAAATGGGCGGCGCAGGCTCTTGCGGCTCGTGCTCAGGAAGCTGCGGTTAA
- the alr gene encoding alanine racemase, with protein MTIGYNTFEVRIDLSAIRHNYRVLCEKGSNVYGVIKADAYGHGMERVAKALENEGANTFAVGTIGEAVQLRNNGCEKRIISLVGPLNEADCLDLAENKIIPFIGSFDQLDLLTSVVKKKNLDVEISLKFETGMSRLGFNTDELPALIEVLKTIPQIHPVMASSHLATSDDPAYEGYVESQAAKFKYILKTLESAGIKVEASLANSAGILKHNKLHFSAQRGGVALYGSNPLIGTKWEDFGANLKPAMQVSTKIAAVRELKKGQSISYGCTYTAPKDMKVAIVCAGYADGYSRGLSSKGFMCINGHRAPIIGRVCMQLTAVDISSIPDVKFGDTAYLLGGEGAGFITAEDLASWWGTITYEIFCLLGLSPKSYIE; from the coding sequence ATGACAATAGGTTATAATACTTTTGAGGTGCGCATTGATTTAAGTGCCATACGTCACAATTACAGAGTCCTTTGCGAAAAAGGTTCTAATGTTTACGGTGTAATCAAAGCTGATGCGTACGGACATGGCATGGAACGCGTAGCCAAAGCTCTTGAAAACGAAGGTGCGAATACTTTTGCGGTTGGAACTATCGGCGAGGCTGTACAGTTACGAAATAATGGATGTGAAAAGAGAATCATTTCGCTGGTCGGTCCTTTGAACGAAGCGGACTGTCTTGATCTTGCTGAAAATAAAATCATCCCGTTTATAGGTTCATTCGATCAACTTGATCTGCTTACGTCAGTAGTAAAAAAGAAGAATCTTGATGTTGAAATAAGCCTTAAATTTGAAACAGGAATGTCCCGTCTCGGATTTAATACCGATGAACTTCCGGCGTTGATTGAAGTTCTTAAAACTATACCGCAGATCCACCCTGTAATGGCCAGTTCGCACCTTGCAACATCAGATGATCCGGCTTACGAAGGTTATGTTGAATCTCAGGCTGCTAAGTTCAAGTATATTTTGAAGACTCTCGAATCTGCCGGAATCAAAGTTGAAGCCAGTCTTGCTAACTCCGCCGGAATTTTAAAGCATAATAAGCTCCACTTCTCTGCTCAGCGAGGGGGCGTGGCCCTGTATGGATCTAATCCGCTAATAGGTACTAAATGGGAAGATTTTGGCGCGAATCTCAAACCGGCAATGCAGGTTAGCACTAAGATAGCCGCCGTACGCGAACTGAAGAAAGGGCAATCGATAAGTTACGGATGCACTTATACAGCTCCAAAAGATATGAAAGTTGCCATAGTCTGCGCCGGATATGCTGACGGGTACAGCAGAGGGCTTTCCAGTAAAGGTTTTATGTGCATAAACGGTCACCGCGCTCCTATTATAGGGCGTGTGTGCATGCAGCTTACCGCTGTGGATATTAGTTCTATTCCGGACGTAAAATTCGGGGACACGGCTTATCTGCTCGGCGGTGAAGGCGCAGGGTTCATTACTGCCGAAGACCTAGCATCTTGGTGGGGCACAATTACTTATGAAATTTTCTGTCTTCTGGGGCTCAGCCCGAAGAGTTACATTGAATAA
- the hypB gene encoding hydrogenase nickel incorporation protein HypB yields MGEVPVIRNILEANDRIAEELNKFFTKNKILCLNLMSSPGSGKTSLLEKTLADLKGEFKMAVIEGDLQTDNDARRVAATGAQAVQINTEGGCHLNSSQVKEALSLIDTKGLDILFVENVGNLVCPAEFNVGEDHKITLLTVTEGDDKPEKYPLMFHISSVMILNKIDLLPYVDFDLENAKRHARKLNADISIFPLSCRSREGLEDWYQWLREARAEKA; encoded by the coding sequence ATGGGTGAAGTACCTGTTATAAGGAATATTTTAGAAGCCAATGATCGAATTGCAGAAGAACTGAATAAATTTTTTACTAAAAATAAGATCCTGTGTCTTAATCTCATGAGTTCTCCTGGATCCGGTAAAACCAGCCTTCTTGAAAAAACACTCGCTGACCTTAAAGGCGAATTCAAAATGGCGGTTATTGAGGGCGATTTGCAGACAGATAACGATGCACGCCGCGTAGCGGCAACAGGCGCACAGGCTGTGCAGATTAATACTGAAGGCGGCTGTCACCTCAATTCAAGTCAGGTTAAAGAGGCTTTATCTCTTATTGATACGAAAGGACTTGATATACTTTTTGTTGAAAATGTGGGAAACCTTGTATGCCCTGCGGAATTCAATGTCGGTGAAGACCATAAAATAACCTTGCTGACGGTGACTGAGGGCGATGATAAACCTGAAAAATACCCCCTCATGTTCCATATTTCTTCCGTTATGATCCTTAATAAAATAGATCTTCTTCCTTATGTTGACTTTGACCTTGAAAACGCCAAAAGACATGCCCGCAAACTAAATGCTGACATCTCTATCTTCCCGCTTTCATGTCGCTCACGCGAAGGTCTTGAAGACTGGTATCAATGGCTCAGAGAAGCCAGAGCAGAAAAAGCTTAA
- a CDS encoding NifB/NifX family molybdenum-iron cluster-binding protein, giving the protein MKIAISCQGPNLSDSVDPRFGRAKGFCVLDTDTNSHEYVDNTQNLEAPQGAGIQAAQNVAATGAKSIITGHVGPKAFTALDKGKIKVYLIEGGTVEEAFAAYKGGKLEEASGADKPGHW; this is encoded by the coding sequence ATGAAAATTGCAATCAGCTGCCAAGGCCCGAATCTTAGTGACTCAGTAGATCCACGTTTCGGACGCGCCAAAGGCTTTTGTGTTTTAGACACAGATACAAACTCACATGAATATGTAGATAACACTCAGAATCTGGAAGCTCCGCAGGGAGCAGGAATTCAGGCAGCGCAAAATGTTGCTGCAACAGGCGCAAAATCCATCATTACCGGACATGTCGGCCCTAAGGCTTTCACTGCTCTGGATAAAGGCAAAATCAAAGTGTACCTTATTGAAGGAGGTACGGTTGAAGAGGCTTTTGCAGCCTACAAAGGCGGTAAACTGGAAGAAGCTTCCGGCGCTGACAAACCGGGCCATTGGTAG
- a CDS encoding hydrogenase maturation nickel metallochaperone HypA, with the protein MHEMSIAQSILAIVQEEMEKHPDATLKKVIVANGALAGIVSDALIFGWEAITMETPLQGSVLVVNEIPIKVSCGGCQKEFTPEDKLYMPCPDCGLEIGHKVLQGKELQIEGLEID; encoded by the coding sequence ATGCATGAAATGTCAATAGCTCAAAGTATACTTGCAATAGTCCAAGAGGAAATGGAGAAGCACCCTGACGCCACGCTCAAAAAAGTAATTGTGGCTAACGGAGCTCTTGCGGGAATCGTCTCAGATGCTTTGATATTCGGATGGGAAGCCATTACCATGGAAACCCCTCTTCAAGGCTCGGTTCTCGTTGTGAATGAAATACCTATAAAAGTCAGTTGCGGCGGTTGTCAGAAAGAATTCACCCCTGAGGATAAGCTTTACATGCCCTGCCCGGACTGCGGCCTTGAAATTGGACATAAGGTTCTTCAAGGTAAAGAATTACAGATCGAAGGGTTAGAGATTGATTAA
- a CDS encoding NifB/NifX family molybdenum-iron cluster-binding protein, which yields MFQLIDNKICPAGLLPLPSKDPKDRTSATLTCGATYLICGAICGCTRNALENAGIKVVPWVRGTIDEILEACRLNMLENFIMPGCAGRTGQHGRCHQRKFKELNSNHRLKEK from the coding sequence ATGTTCCAGTTAATCGACAATAAAATTTGTCCCGCAGGTCTCCTGCCCCTTCCCTCAAAAGACCCAAAGGACAGGACATCCGCCACTTTGACCTGCGGGGCAACATATCTCATATGCGGTGCTATTTGCGGCTGCACACGGAACGCTCTGGAAAATGCCGGAATTAAAGTAGTTCCATGGGTAAGAGGTACAATTGATGAAATCCTCGAAGCATGCCGACTGAATATGCTGGAAAATTTCATCATGCCCGGTTGTGCCGGAAGAACCGGACAACACGGCAGATGCCACCAAAGAAAATTTAAAGAACTTAATTCCAACCACCGGCTCAAGGAGAAATAA
- the mutL gene encoding DNA mismatch repair endonuclease MutL, whose protein sequence is MSRSKIHVLPAALRNQIAAGEVVERPSSVVKELVENSIDAGSSQVDVIVERGGQGILAVRDNGSGIPSDELNLAVTRHATSKISAVDDLSAITSFGFRGEALPSIASVSRFKMSSCTAESQEGWFINVEGGDVVDEGPTVMPGGTWVEVKDLFYNIPARLKFLKNESTEARRCNQVLFKVSLANLETGFSFTSNGKEQFRLPPNQTLPDRLAVFWPRNICESLLTFSYAVGEMKVSGCAGVPSLAQGRGDRILMFVNGRPVQDKLLLSAIRGAYKGRLISREYPQAVIFLELPPELVDVNVHPAKMEVRFQDERSIYSIIHNGISQALSRYELGVIEGEDVSQTRAEHSSAKSPLTASPKNIPTASHVSLPIDPRPKFSSWNEFKNTDYSNDRDEHVDFTSTPTHSVEARRSPDYVNEQPLEYEARDNESSRNENFENSENVPVKHSVQTEQLFSAPRSNFVPGTSIEYLGQVADTYLVLKLVNGSLGLLDQHAAHERVIYYHMRAERTKGEYRPLAIPVELALHPSEVSRVQEMWEELRNAGFILELENGSNLSMRGIPPSLETGEAKEYLRAAVDGQAKNLDDLWIMLSCKSAIKANQPLALDEALALLEAWVKCPQREYCPHGRPAMISWSFSEMEKLFKRK, encoded by the coding sequence ATGAGTAGAAGTAAAATTCACGTTCTTCCTGCCGCACTGAGAAATCAGATTGCTGCCGGTGAGGTTGTCGAGCGTCCGTCCAGCGTTGTTAAAGAACTTGTTGAAAATTCCATTGATGCCGGAAGTTCTCAGGTTGACGTAATTGTTGAGCGCGGCGGACAGGGGATTCTAGCCGTGCGTGACAATGGTTCCGGAATACCTTCAGATGAACTTAATCTGGCGGTTACAAGGCATGCCACAAGTAAAATATCGGCTGTCGATGATCTTTCCGCCATTACAAGTTTCGGTTTCAGAGGTGAAGCTCTGCCAAGTATTGCATCTGTTTCAAGATTTAAAATGTCCTCCTGCACGGCCGAGTCTCAGGAAGGTTGGTTCATAAATGTTGAGGGCGGAGATGTTGTTGATGAAGGCCCGACAGTCATGCCAGGTGGTACGTGGGTTGAAGTTAAAGATCTTTTTTATAATATTCCGGCCCGCCTCAAATTTTTGAAAAATGAATCAACTGAAGCACGCCGGTGCAATCAGGTCCTGTTTAAAGTCAGCCTTGCGAATCTTGAAACAGGATTTTCGTTTACTTCAAACGGAAAGGAGCAATTCAGACTTCCGCCTAATCAAACTCTCCCAGACAGACTTGCAGTTTTCTGGCCGCGCAACATTTGTGAGTCTCTGCTGACTTTTTCCTACGCGGTAGGAGAGATGAAAGTGTCAGGATGCGCAGGAGTTCCTTCACTGGCTCAGGGGCGCGGAGACAGGATTCTCATGTTTGTTAACGGCCGTCCAGTTCAGGATAAGCTCCTGCTGAGCGCGATCAGGGGAGCGTATAAAGGAAGACTCATTTCCAGAGAATATCCTCAAGCTGTAATTTTTTTGGAGCTGCCGCCGGAACTCGTTGATGTAAATGTTCATCCTGCTAAAATGGAAGTTCGTTTTCAGGATGAACGCTCAATTTACAGCATTATTCATAATGGAATTTCGCAGGCTTTATCCCGCTATGAGCTTGGAGTTATTGAAGGCGAAGATGTTTCACAGACACGAGCTGAGCACTCATCAGCTAAAAGCCCGCTGACAGCTTCGCCTAAAAATATACCGACAGCCTCCCATGTGAGTTTGCCGATTGATCCTCGGCCTAAATTTTCCAGCTGGAATGAATTCAAGAATACTGATTATTCCAATGATCGGGATGAACACGTCGATTTTACGAGCACGCCTACTCATTCGGTAGAGGCAAGAAGAAGTCCGGACTACGTTAACGAACAGCCTTTAGAGTATGAAGCGCGGGATAATGAAAGTTCAAGAAACGAAAACTTTGAAAATTCTGAGAATGTTCCAGTTAAACATTCCGTTCAGACTGAACAACTCTTTTCTGCTCCGCGCAGTAACTTTGTACCCGGGACATCAATAGAATATCTTGGACAGGTCGCGGATACTTATCTGGTCCTTAAGCTCGTTAACGGGTCGCTGGGACTGCTTGATCAGCATGCTGCACATGAACGGGTGATATACTACCATATGCGTGCTGAGCGGACTAAAGGCGAGTATCGTCCACTAGCTATTCCTGTAGAACTTGCTCTTCATCCAAGTGAAGTTTCACGGGTTCAGGAAATGTGGGAAGAGCTTCGTAATGCCGGTTTTATTCTTGAACTTGAAAACGGTTCAAACCTTTCTATGCGCGGTATACCTCCAAGCCTTGAAACCGGAGAGGCAAAGGAGTATTTGAGAGCAGCGGTAGACGGACAGGCAAAAAATCTTGATGACCTCTGGATCATGCTTTCCTGCAAATCTGCCATTAAGGCAAATCAACCACTTGCTTTGGACGAAGCCTTAGCTTTGCTTGAGGCATGGGTAAAATGTCCGCAACGGGAATATTGTCCTCACGGCAGGCCGGCAATGATCAGTTGGTCCTTTTCCGAAATGGAAAAACTTTTTAAACGTAAATAG